A part of Kiritimatiellia bacterium genomic DNA contains:
- a CDS encoding DUF1080 domain-containing protein has product MRSLAVVLLATAFGVRVGRCTTTLTVDPAVVLNTVERGVYGHFLEHIYHSCHGGLWGEILLNRSFEEAGQGEWSVEGDVIRQSSNEPDQRLVFGDPGWTDVEFSFEARKLGGREGFLAIVRAAGPDQFYWANLGGWGNVRHQFEKCAPTAGRQAPVGEATLGSIDTGRWYRVRVRVEGGRLQAWLDDQPILEWLDPSPISAGCVGIGTWETRAEFRNLRVTTPEGQPLWEGLPPIPLLSARHWGAFGESCQVASVSGESANGRRHVRVRGEGPAAAGGVRQSNLCVRAGDVLRGSLWLSGRLPSGLCVRLVDGEGLLGETALAPTNSDEWIELPIALTPARGARNAAVELLVRGPADVRLDQVVLMPDSARATGGFRPDLLGALAELRPPLIRWPGGAYAEHYRWRHGVGPQIQRRPNARPLWDDLDVNAFGTDEFLALCRRLGAEPVLVINTGRHDPATPRATYLQEALEWIEYCNGPADSPMGRERARNGHPEPYRVRMWEIDNEAWIINDVETYIQIVREFAPALRKACPEGLLIACGGSGLSTERHGRWDPRLIEACAELVDAISIHHYEHPDRFARGPAEAERWFADLRELIRRSKNPRLKVFVSEWNAQSTDWRTGLYAAGLLNAMERCGDVVTMASPALLLRHVSARAWDNALINFDSCGWFPAPNWVVMRLWREHAARERLAISVDGPSVDAVAVRREDGKIVVKLVNPAAEPQDISVRLRSGPVEKGRLVLIAPGHLRARNTLEQPNAVAPCDAAVEIREGAARFQMPALSAGVLLFDGQ; this is encoded by the coding sequence ATGCGTTCGCTGGCGGTTGTCCTTTTGGCCACCGCGTTCGGAGTGAGGGTGGGCCGGTGCACCACAACGCTGACCGTGGATCCCGCCGTGGTGCTGAACACGGTGGAGAGGGGCGTGTATGGACACTTTCTTGAGCACATTTATCACTCCTGCCACGGGGGCCTGTGGGGCGAGATCCTGTTGAATCGGAGCTTTGAAGAGGCGGGGCAGGGCGAGTGGAGCGTGGAAGGAGACGTGATCCGCCAGTCCTCGAACGAGCCGGACCAGCGATTGGTCTTTGGCGATCCTGGCTGGACCGATGTGGAGTTTTCGTTCGAGGCACGGAAGCTCGGAGGGCGGGAGGGTTTTCTCGCGATAGTGAGAGCGGCGGGTCCCGACCAGTTTTACTGGGCGAATCTCGGCGGTTGGGGCAACGTTCGCCACCAGTTCGAAAAGTGTGCCCCCACCGCCGGCCGTCAGGCGCCGGTGGGGGAGGCCACGCTGGGCAGCATCGATACGGGGCGGTGGTATCGTGTGCGAGTGCGCGTGGAGGGCGGCCGACTGCAGGCCTGGCTCGATGATCAACCGATTTTGGAGTGGTTGGATCCATCGCCGATTTCTGCCGGGTGCGTGGGTATCGGGACGTGGGAGACCCGTGCAGAGTTCCGCAACCTCCGCGTGACGACGCCGGAAGGACAACCATTGTGGGAGGGCCTGCCTCCCATCCCGCTTTTGTCGGCACGGCACTGGGGGGCGTTCGGTGAGTCGTGCCAGGTGGCGTCGGTCAGCGGCGAGTCGGCGAATGGCCGCCGACATGTTCGCGTTCGCGGGGAGGGTCCCGCCGCCGCCGGTGGGGTACGCCAGTCGAACCTTTGCGTGCGAGCAGGCGACGTGCTTCGGGGTAGTCTCTGGCTGTCGGGCCGTTTGCCCTCGGGACTGTGTGTGCGGCTGGTGGATGGGGAAGGGCTCCTCGGCGAGACGGCGCTGGCGCCAACGAACTCGGACGAATGGATCGAGCTACCGATCGCGCTCACGCCGGCGCGGGGTGCGCGCAACGCGGCGGTGGAACTGTTGGTTCGTGGACCGGCCGATGTGCGGCTGGACCAGGTGGTGCTGATGCCGGATTCCGCGCGTGCGACCGGCGGGTTTCGCCCCGACCTGCTGGGGGCACTCGCGGAGCTCCGTCCGCCGTTGATCCGCTGGCCCGGCGGTGCCTATGCGGAACACTACCGTTGGCGACACGGCGTGGGCCCCCAAATCCAGCGCCGGCCGAATGCTCGGCCGCTCTGGGATGACCTCGACGTGAACGCGTTCGGTACCGATGAGTTCCTTGCGCTCTGCCGCCGATTGGGGGCCGAACCGGTGCTCGTGATCAATACGGGCCGCCACGACCCGGCGACTCCGCGTGCGACGTACCTGCAAGAGGCGTTGGAGTGGATTGAGTACTGCAACGGTCCCGCCGACTCGCCGATGGGCCGCGAACGAGCCCGCAACGGTCACCCGGAACCGTATCGAGTTCGCATGTGGGAAATCGACAACGAGGCGTGGATCATCAATGACGTGGAGACCTACATCCAGATCGTTCGCGAGTTCGCGCCGGCGTTGCGGAAGGCATGCCCGGAGGGGCTGCTGATTGCCTGCGGGGGCAGCGGCCTGTCCACAGAACGGCATGGGCGCTGGGATCCACGACTGATCGAGGCATGTGCGGAGCTGGTGGACGCGATCAGTATCCACCACTACGAACATCCCGATCGCTTCGCAAGGGGTCCCGCGGAGGCAGAGCGATGGTTCGCGGATCTGCGCGAGCTGATCCGGCGATCCAAGAACCCCAGGTTGAAAGTGTTCGTGTCGGAGTGGAACGCGCAGAGCACAGATTGGCGGACCGGCCTGTATGCGGCGGGTCTGCTCAACGCGATGGAGCGGTGCGGGGACGTGGTGACGATGGCGTCACCCGCGCTTCTGTTGCGCCACGTGTCCGCTCGGGCGTGGGACAATGCGCTGATCAATTTTGACAGTTGTGGTTGGTTCCCGGCTCCGAACTGGGTCGTAATGCGGCTCTGGCGAGAACATGCGGCCCGCGAACGTCTCGCGATCTCTGTCGATGGGCCTTCGGTGGACGCCGTCGCCGTCCGCAGGGAAGACGGGAAGATCGTGGTGAAGTTGGTCAATCCCGCCGCAGAGCCGCAGGACATTTCGGTTCGTTTGCGCAGCGGCCCCGTGGAAAAAGGCCGGCTGGTGCTGATTGCACCCGGGCATCTTCGGGCACGGAACACACTGGAGCAGCCTAACGCGGTGGCGCCCTGCGATGCGGCAGTGGAGATTCGGGAGGGCGCGGCGCGGTTTCAAATGCCCGCACTGTCGGCCGGCGTCCTGTTGTTCGACGGCCAGTGA
- a CDS encoding PQQ-binding-like beta-propeller repeat protein: MCRASIAALALAHATLAEDWPRWEGPSGDGHIPASMPLPAGIPSDLRPRWTIPIGGGMASPIVAAGRVILPEAEGEREVVRAYDATTGRRLWQADLDSVFRDHLPTGPRATALADEDRVYVQSCRGEFRCLRAADGTALWSVNFVRDFGAEFHGEVGEAVGAARHGYTAAPWIVADHIVVAAGGRPNASVVCLDKRTGRVVWRSQNDPAGYAALTVGDVAGQPTLIAFTAEALIGLEPRSGELLWRCPVQTSFGRHITSPRIAADRVLASSHQAGLFAVQPPARPKGDTLTPMWTTRAHAVNVAPFVVVGHHLYGLGPSRRLMCVDARTGERMWWREQFTGAPLKNDWAGLLVSGDRLLILAGNGRLLMVAADPSEFRLLAGPVEVCGPNWCLPAWDGRQLYVRDDATLRAFELPAVSTSSR; the protein is encoded by the coding sequence GTGTGCCGCGCGTCGATTGCCGCGCTGGCGCTCGCCCACGCAACCCTTGCCGAAGACTGGCCGCGCTGGGAGGGGCCCTCGGGGGACGGTCACATCCCCGCGAGCATGCCGCTGCCGGCCGGTATCCCCAGCGATCTCCGGCCCCGCTGGACCATCCCCATCGGCGGGGGCATGGCTTCACCGATCGTTGCTGCCGGGAGGGTGATCTTGCCCGAGGCCGAGGGGGAGCGCGAAGTGGTGCGCGCGTATGACGCAACGACCGGCCGGCGCCTCTGGCAGGCCGATCTCGATTCCGTCTTTCGCGACCATCTTCCGACCGGCCCCCGAGCCACCGCGCTCGCCGATGAGGATCGTGTCTACGTTCAATCCTGCCGCGGCGAGTTCCGCTGTTTGCGGGCCGCGGACGGCACTGCGCTGTGGAGCGTCAACTTCGTCCGCGATTTCGGCGCCGAGTTTCATGGGGAGGTCGGCGAGGCCGTCGGCGCGGCCCGCCACGGCTACACCGCTGCGCCGTGGATTGTGGCCGACCACATCGTTGTTGCGGCCGGTGGCCGCCCGAACGCATCGGTGGTCTGCCTCGACAAACGAACCGGCCGCGTCGTCTGGCGTTCGCAAAACGATCCGGCCGGCTATGCGGCGCTCACCGTGGGCGACGTGGCTGGGCAGCCCACGCTCATCGCATTCACTGCGGAAGCACTGATCGGGCTCGAGCCCCGCTCCGGAGAGCTACTGTGGCGGTGTCCGGTGCAGACGTCGTTCGGACGACACATCACGAGCCCCCGCATCGCCGCGGATCGTGTGCTGGCTAGTTCGCACCAAGCGGGCCTCTTCGCGGTCCAACCGCCCGCCAGACCCAAGGGGGACACGCTTACGCCGATGTGGACGACACGCGCCCACGCGGTGAATGTTGCGCCCTTCGTGGTTGTCGGCCATCACCTCTACGGGCTGGGACCCTCCCGCCGGTTGATGTGCGTGGACGCCCGCACCGGCGAACGGATGTGGTGGCGCGAACAGTTCACCGGGGCGCCCCTCAAGAATGATTGGGCCGGCCTTCTCGTGAGCGGCGACCGGCTGCTCATTCTCGCCGGCAACGGCCGCCTGCTGATGGTGGCCGCGGACCCCTCCGAATTCAGATTGCTGGCGGGCCCGGTCGAAGTGTGCGGCCCCAACTGGTGCCTCCCTGCATGGGATGGGCGCCAGCTATATGTGCGCGACGACGCTACCCTGCGCGCGTTTGAACTGCCTGCCGTTTCAACCTCATCCCGCTGA
- a CDS encoding sulfatase, which yields MRTLLKHAIRLGFVGCMPLFAGPSESATTEGLRLPRIEGTRPRSIVLILSDDHRYDAMSFMGHPFLQTPHLDSLARDGVHFRNAMVTTSLCSPSRASILTGLYTHRHRVIDNNRPLPEGVRTFPEYLQAAGYQTAFIGKWHMGGDRDDPRPGFDHWVSFRGQGSYLPTPAGLNVNGRRVPQKGYLTDELTDYAIDWLERVDRSRPFLLYLSHKAAHANFLPAERHAGCYRDAAWRPPANAADAYPGYRSQPRWMRDQRNSWHGIDFPYHSELDIARFYRDYCETLRALDDSVGRVLEWLDRRGLRESTAVIYLSDNGFLFGEHGLIDKRVAYEESIRIPLLMRCPELIRPGSVVTQVVANMDIAPTILELAGLQPPADWDGRSFLPLARGEPIAWRTELLYVYYWEKNFPHSPTVFALRGDRYKYITYYGIWDTDELYDLHTDPGETVNLINSAAHREIVSSMERRLYEILAERGAMAIPLNAPMGGSANKRLGPRGGARAADFPPHLVVPAPLNRGAQ from the coding sequence GTGAGGACACTCCTGAAACATGCGATCCGTCTCGGGTTTGTCGGCTGCATGCCCCTGTTCGCCGGCCCGTCTGAATCTGCGACCACCGAGGGACTGCGCTTACCGCGCATCGAGGGAACGCGGCCTCGAAGCATTGTGCTGATTCTCTCCGACGACCACCGTTACGACGCGATGAGTTTCATGGGTCATCCGTTCCTGCAGACTCCACACCTCGACTCCCTCGCGCGCGACGGGGTTCACTTTCGCAATGCGATGGTGACCACTTCCCTGTGTTCTCCCAGTCGCGCCTCGATTCTGACCGGCCTCTACACCCATCGCCACCGCGTCATCGACAACAACCGACCCTTGCCGGAGGGGGTTCGAACGTTCCCTGAGTATCTGCAAGCAGCGGGCTATCAAACCGCGTTCATTGGCAAGTGGCACATGGGAGGAGATCGCGACGACCCCCGTCCCGGCTTTGATCACTGGGTCAGCTTTCGCGGCCAGGGCTCGTATCTCCCCACCCCGGCCGGTCTGAACGTGAACGGCCGACGTGTTCCGCAGAAAGGCTACCTCACCGACGAGCTGACCGATTATGCGATCGATTGGCTAGAGCGGGTAGATCGCTCCCGCCCGTTCCTGCTGTATCTCTCCCACAAGGCGGCACACGCGAACTTCCTCCCGGCGGAGCGCCACGCTGGCTGCTACCGCGACGCGGCCTGGCGGCCGCCGGCCAATGCCGCCGATGCCTACCCGGGCTATCGTTCGCAACCGCGATGGATGCGGGACCAACGCAATTCCTGGCACGGCATCGACTTTCCGTACCACTCTGAGCTCGACATCGCACGCTTCTACCGCGACTACTGTGAAACGCTGCGCGCGCTGGACGACAGCGTCGGCCGGGTGCTGGAGTGGTTAGATCGCCGAGGGCTTCGCGAATCTACGGCGGTGATCTACCTCAGCGACAACGGCTTCCTTTTCGGCGAGCACGGACTGATCGACAAGCGCGTCGCGTATGAGGAATCCATCCGCATTCCCCTGCTGATGCGATGCCCGGAGCTCATCCGGCCGGGCAGCGTGGTGACTCAAGTGGTCGCGAACATGGACATCGCACCCACGATCCTCGAACTGGCCGGCCTTCAACCTCCGGCCGATTGGGACGGACGCAGTTTCCTCCCTTTGGCGCGCGGTGAACCGATCGCGTGGCGCACCGAGCTTCTGTATGTGTACTACTGGGAGAAAAACTTTCCGCATTCACCGACCGTCTTCGCGCTCCGCGGCGATCGTTACAAGTACATCACCTACTACGGCATCTGGGATACCGATGAGCTTTACGATCTGCACACAGATCCGGGCGAAACGGTGAACCTTATCAACAGCGCGGCACATCGCGAGATCGTTTCGTCAATGGAGCGCCGCCTCTACGAGATCCTCGCGGAGCGTGGTGCGATGGCGATTCCGTTGAACGCGCCGATGGGGGGGTCGGCCAACAAACGTCTGGGACCGCGGGGCGGTGCGCGCGCGGCCGACTTTCCGCCGCATCTCGTTGTCCCCGCGCCACTGAACCGGGGCGCCCAATGA
- a CDS encoding DUF2905 domain-containing protein, protein MRGALVLLSTISIVAVLVVTALTGRWPPVPGRLPGDIRIEGQSGSFYFPITTCLLISLLLTLALNLWLRWFRGGR, encoded by the coding sequence ATGCGGGGTGCATTGGTTCTCCTCAGCACGATCTCGATCGTGGCGGTGTTGGTCGTTACGGCGCTGACCGGGCGCTGGCCACCGGTGCCGGGACGCCTGCCGGGTGACATTCGGATCGAGGGCCAGTCCGGGTCATTTTACTTTCCGATCACCACTTGCCTGCTGATCAGTCTGCTGCTCACGCTCGCCTTGAACTTGTGGCTTCGCTGGTTTCGCGGCGGACGGTAG
- a CDS encoding thioredoxin family protein: MSANRWAVVVCAALAVAAQGATGWEDDFEKAIERAQKENKYVLVDFSGSDWCGWCIKLDEEVFSKKAFKDYANENLVLVLLDFPRRKELPKKTREQNEALLKKFGVRGFPTVLILNPKGEEVARTGYKPGGAEAYVEHLKELIGKAKAAQK; the protein is encoded by the coding sequence ATGTCCGCAAATCGATGGGCTGTTGTTGTGTGCGCCGCCCTGGCGGTCGCTGCGCAGGGCGCAACCGGATGGGAGGACGATTTCGAGAAGGCGATCGAGCGCGCCCAGAAAGAGAACAAGTACGTGCTCGTCGACTTTTCCGGCTCTGACTGGTGTGGCTGGTGCATCAAGTTGGACGAGGAAGTGTTCTCCAAGAAAGCGTTCAAGGACTACGCGAACGAGAACCTGGTACTGGTCCTTCTCGACTTTCCGCGTCGCAAGGAACTCCCGAAAAAAACCCGCGAGCAAAACGAGGCGCTTCTGAAAAAATTCGGCGTGCGCGGCTTTCCAACGGTGCTGATCCTGAACCCGAAGGGCGAGGAGGTCGCCCGAACCGGCTACAAGCCGGGTGGTGCTGAAGCGTACGTCGAACACCTCAAGGAGCTGATCGGGAAGGCGAAGGCCGCGCAGAAATAA
- a CDS encoding PQQ-binding-like beta-propeller repeat protein, producing MGWARALVAVSASATLATAELIESPEPGWPQWRGRRRDGISPETGLLREWPENGPPLVWTVHGLGRGWSSPVVSGGRIVVTGDLGDVLVIHALDMEGRVLWRATNGAAWKGPYPGARASCAIAGERVVHLNAHGRCAAYDVRDGRELWAVNVLERFEAPNIRWAISECLLVDRGRVLVTAGGARALIAALDLRDGSTVWASPPLRLGPSPSAQHQRLADPAGEADPAGYTSPVLLRVGERRVVVNCSNRHAFGADAETGQLLWTRPLPTRFQVLACTPVVWRDAVFVTGPDGEGGLMVRMRTANGELMVEDMWRSPLDTGQHGAVVAGDELFASFYREPRRWIAMEPATGRIRYEARDWQRGAPIWADGRLVIVSETGEVLLVEPTGSDFRIRGRFRIAGPATRDAWAHPVLVDGHLYLRHHDQMECRDVRGDRAAAR from the coding sequence ATGGGTTGGGCGCGCGCGCTGGTGGCTGTGAGCGCGAGCGCCACGCTAGCAACGGCCGAGTTGATCGAGTCGCCCGAGCCTGGTTGGCCGCAATGGCGCGGACGCCGTCGCGATGGCATTTCCCCTGAGACGGGCTTGTTGCGGGAGTGGCCGGAGAACGGCCCCCCGCTGGTGTGGACGGTCCACGGCCTCGGTCGGGGGTGGTCGTCACCGGTGGTCTCGGGGGGACGGATCGTTGTGACCGGTGATCTCGGTGATGTGCTGGTGATTCACGCGCTGGATATGGAGGGACGTGTGCTCTGGCGGGCCACCAACGGCGCGGCCTGGAAGGGGCCCTATCCCGGTGCCCGGGCCTCCTGCGCGATCGCAGGAGAGCGCGTGGTTCACTTGAACGCGCACGGGCGGTGCGCCGCTTACGACGTGCGCGACGGTCGGGAGCTGTGGGCGGTGAACGTGCTGGAGCGCTTTGAGGCGCCCAACATCCGCTGGGCGATCAGCGAGTGCTTGCTTGTCGATCGCGGCCGGGTGTTGGTGACCGCCGGGGGCGCGCGGGCGCTGATTGCCGCGTTGGATCTGCGTGATGGCTCCACGGTTTGGGCTTCGCCACCTCTTCGACTGGGGCCATCACCGTCGGCGCAGCATCAACGGTTGGCAGATCCGGCGGGCGAGGCGGATCCGGCGGGCTACACATCGCCCGTTCTGCTTCGGGTGGGCGAGCGGCGGGTGGTTGTGAATTGCTCGAATCGACATGCGTTCGGTGCGGATGCGGAAACCGGCCAGCTGCTGTGGACCCGGCCGTTACCGACGCGCTTTCAGGTGCTCGCCTGCACGCCGGTCGTCTGGCGCGATGCGGTGTTTGTCACCGGTCCAGATGGGGAGGGGGGCCTCATGGTGCGGATGCGGACGGCCAACGGGGAGCTGATGGTGGAGGACATGTGGCGAAGCCCGCTTGATACCGGTCAGCACGGTGCGGTGGTCGCGGGGGACGAGTTGTTCGCCTCGTTCTATCGGGAGCCGCGGCGGTGGATCGCGATGGAGCCGGCCACCGGTCGTATCCGGTACGAAGCACGGGACTGGCAGCGCGGCGCCCCGATCTGGGCCGACGGTCGGCTGGTGATTGTGTCGGAAACCGGCGAAGTGCTGCTGGTGGAGCCGACCGGCAGCGACTTCCGGATTCGGGGCCGGTTCAGAATTGCCGGTCCGGCCACGCGCGATGCCTGGGCACATCCCGTTCTGGTTGACGGGCACCTCTACCTGAGGCACCACGACCAGATGGAATGCCGGGATGTGCGCGGCGACCGCGCGGCCGCACGCTGA
- the phoU gene encoding phosphate signaling complex protein PhoU, with the protein MSVHLERETGRLKQRILDMCARTERAVQEAVQSLAERDVDRAARLVDEDDVLDRCEVEIEEECLKVLALYQPVATDLRFIIAVMRLSGDLERIGDLAVHIAERVIEICREPPVGPPLDFRPLASRTLAMLHQSIDALIELDGAKATAVIRSDDEVDAENRALVDQIKARIRARPEQLDVDLNLMGIARHFERIADHAVSIAEDVLYLLEGRIVRHSKLGGADSGGA; encoded by the coding sequence ATGTCGGTGCATCTGGAACGTGAGACCGGGCGGTTGAAGCAGCGCATTTTGGACATGTGCGCCCGCACGGAGCGCGCCGTGCAGGAGGCCGTCCAGTCCCTCGCGGAACGCGATGTGGACCGCGCCGCCCGACTGGTGGACGAGGATGACGTGCTCGATCGCTGCGAGGTCGAGATTGAAGAAGAATGCCTCAAGGTGCTCGCGCTGTATCAGCCCGTCGCAACAGATCTGCGGTTCATCATCGCGGTGATGCGCCTCAGCGGCGACCTCGAGCGAATCGGCGATCTGGCGGTGCACATCGCCGAGCGCGTGATCGAGATCTGCCGCGAGCCGCCGGTTGGCCCGCCGCTCGACTTCCGGCCGCTCGCGAGCCGAACGCTCGCGATGCTCCACCAGAGCATTGACGCGCTGATTGAGCTCGATGGCGCAAAAGCGACCGCAGTGATCCGCTCCGATGACGAGGTCGACGCCGAGAACCGCGCGCTAGTGGACCAGATCAAGGCTCGCATCCGTGCCCGTCCCGAACAGCTCGACGTCGATCTGAACCTGATGGGCATTGCGCGGCATTTTGAGCGGATCGCGGACCACGCCGTTAGCATCGCGGAGGACGTTCTATACCTGCTGGAAGGGCGCATTGTGCGGCACTCGAAGCTGGGGGGCGCGGACAGCGGCGGCGCCTGA
- a CDS encoding putative porin: MMRSPGVVLYGFLAAASTRAAWYDSIQPSADLRYRIEYIDEQHKEPRQSDRVRARVGFTAPAHEEVTLGLRLTTAEQVNGEGDPISGNKALSNFGTKKGIFLDLAYLEWTPSKIPGLKLTGGKMINPFLCVGDYLWDMDYTPEGIAANWSLGEQWKLLANAAYHWIQERPADEDSKMLGGQLALSGPVAEPITVTAGGTVYGFTEMQDRPVLDWRQQNRPYGNTTRTRLNGTQSNQVYATGFTTVEGFALVKWDSSVPVAAFAAAAVNTETDEHNTGWMAGVRIGRLAKPGSIQLGYDYRRLEADVSPGAFADSDSFGGGTDAQGHRLQLAVQLLKNVQGAITYYLNEKHLADPHDYHRLQVDFMAKF, encoded by the coding sequence GATGCGCAGTCCAGGGGTGGTTCTGTACGGTTTCCTCGCGGCGGCTTCAACGAGGGCGGCATGGTATGACAGCATCCAGCCGTCAGCGGATCTGCGCTACCGAATTGAGTACATTGACGAGCAGCACAAGGAGCCGCGGCAGTCGGACCGCGTCCGCGCGCGGGTGGGATTCACTGCCCCGGCGCACGAGGAGGTGACGCTGGGCTTGCGACTGACCACCGCCGAGCAGGTCAACGGGGAAGGTGATCCCATCTCCGGCAACAAGGCGCTTTCGAATTTCGGGACGAAGAAGGGAATTTTCCTCGATCTCGCCTACCTCGAGTGGACGCCCTCGAAGATCCCGGGCCTCAAACTCACGGGCGGCAAGATGATCAATCCCTTCCTGTGCGTCGGTGACTACCTTTGGGATATGGACTACACACCCGAAGGTATCGCGGCGAACTGGAGCCTCGGTGAGCAGTGGAAGCTGCTGGCGAATGCCGCGTACCACTGGATTCAGGAACGACCCGCGGACGAGGATTCAAAAATGCTCGGTGGTCAGCTCGCGCTCAGCGGGCCGGTTGCCGAGCCGATCACGGTGACGGCGGGCGGCACCGTGTACGGTTTCACCGAAATGCAGGATCGGCCGGTTCTGGATTGGCGGCAGCAGAACCGCCCGTATGGCAACACCACTCGCACCCGCCTGAACGGTACGCAGTCGAACCAGGTATATGCGACCGGTTTCACCACGGTGGAAGGCTTCGCGCTGGTAAAGTGGGACAGTTCGGTCCCGGTCGCCGCGTTCGCGGCCGCCGCTGTGAACACCGAGACGGACGAGCACAACACCGGCTGGATGGCCGGCGTGCGGATTGGTCGGTTGGCCAAACCTGGCTCGATCCAGTTGGGCTACGACTACCGGCGGCTGGAGGCGGATGTGTCGCCCGGCGCGTTCGCGGACTCCGATTCCTTCGGTGGCGGCACCGACGCGCAGGGACATCGGCTGCAGCTAGCAGTCCAGCTGTTGAAGAACGTGCAGGGCGCCATCACCTACTACCTCAACGAAAAACATCTTGCGGACCCGCACGATTACCATCGCCTTCAGGTGGATTTCATGGCAAAGTTCTGA